In Apium graveolens cultivar Ventura unplaced genomic scaffold, ASM990537v1 ctg4796, whole genome shotgun sequence, one genomic interval encodes:
- the LOC141702217 gene encoding transmembrane ascorbate ferrireductase 1, protein MGGIELKALPVSFATHVVGAIAAVMVLVWSIHFRGGLVWESENKNLIFNLHPVLLLIGLIIIGGEAIISYKSLPLKKKEKKLIHLVLHGIALILAIFGVYMAFKFHNESNIANLYSLHSWIGIGVVVLYAIQWTYGFVVFFYPGGTPLIRKESLPWHILFGLFLYILAVGTATLGFLEKLTFLENSGIAKYGSEAFLVNFTAIATILFGTLVVLTALSQGPGEDEYSYTAI, encoded by the exons ATGGGGGGAATCGAACTGAAAGCACTGCCAGTGTCATTTGCAACGCACGTGGTGGGTGCAATCGCAGCTGTGATGGTTCTTGTTTGGTCTATACACTTCCGAGGAGGCTTAGTCTGGGAATCTGAAAATAAGAATCTCATCTTTAAT CTTCATCCTGTTTTGCTTTTAATTGGCTTGATTATCATTGGCGGTGAAG CAATCATAAGCTACAAATCTCTCCCCCTAAAGAAGAAAGAGAAGAAATTGATACATCTAGTTTTGCATGGTATCGCTCTGATACTAGCCATATTTGGTGTTTACATGGCCTTCAAATTTCATAATGAGAGTAATATCGCCAATCTATACAGTTTACATTCCTGGATCGGGATCGGGGTTGTAGTCCTCTATGCCATACAG TGGACATATGGTTTTGTGGTATTCTTCTATCCTGGTGGTACGCCTCTGATCAGGAAGGAGTCGCTCCCATGGCACATTCTATTTGGGCTATTTTTGTACATCCTGGCTGTTGGCACTGCCACTCTAGGGTTTCTTGAAAAGCTTACATTCCTTGAGAACTCTGGGATTGCGAAGTATGGTTCAGAGGCGTTCCTTGTCAACTTTACAGCTATCGCCACCATTTTGTTCGGAACCTTGGTAGTGTTGACAGCTCTATCCCAAGGCCCTGGCGAGGACGAATACAGCTACACAGCTATATAA
- the LOC141702216 gene encoding transcription factor MYB17-like: MRRMGRQPCCDNGVRKGAWTPEEDKILVDYIAKNGHGTWRSVPKNAGLRRCGKSCRLRWTNYLRSDIKRGPFTPEEENIIIQLHGELGNRWASIASHLEGRTDNEIKNFWNTHLRKKLHKTQKTNLPTGQPLFSFSKAMEVKTESPSTSHMVQWESARVEAETRFSLTSSLACPSPKVEPHSDYFIKLWNSEVGESFKNIKKEAEMTFQEPKQEMTSPSIVESDSVITNQAEGAGAALTLGDMADNEKEMLLVTPDKEKDKVGSISSNSYELDSCSDAELDLLLDIPGGNYMDFLQEDTSDVSLYLKNLM, encoded by the exons ATGAGAAGAATGGGAAGACAGCCTTGTTGTGACAATGGAGTAAGGAAAGGTGCTTGGACTCCCGAAGAGGACAAGATTCTTGTTGATTATATCGCAAAAAATGGCCATGGTACTTGGCGTTCTGTTCCCAAAAATGCAG GACTCCGTCGCTGTGGGAAAAGCTGCCGGCTTCGTTGGACAAACTATCTAAGGTCTGACATTAAGCGAGGTCCATTCACTCCCGAAGAAGAGAATATTATCATCCAGTTGCATGGAGAACTCGGTAACAG GTGGGCTTCTATAGCATCCCATTTGGAAGGAAGGACAGACAATGAGATAAAAAATTTCTGGAACACCCATCTAAGGAAGAAGCTACACAAGACACAGAAGACAAACCTTCCAACTGGCCAACCATTATTCAGTTTCTCCAAAGCAATGGAAGTTAAAACTGAGTCCCCATCAACTAGCCACATGGTGCAGTGGGAAAGTGCCAGAGTCGAGGCTGAGACTCGGTTTTCCTTAACTTCGTCACTGGCCTGCCCCTCTCCAAAAgttgaaccgcattctgattACTTTATAAAATTATGGAACTCGGAAGTAGGAGAATCATTTAAAAACATAAAGAAAGAAGCAGAAATGACATTCCAAGAGCCAAAGCAGGAGATGACCTCACCATCAATAGTTGAATCAGACTCGGTAATCACTAATCAGGCCGAAGGTGCAGGTGCAGCCCTTACCTTGGGTGACATGGCTGACAATGAAAAGGAGATGTTACTTGTCACACCAGATAAAGAAAAAGACAAGGTCGGATCAATTTCCTCAAATTCATATGAACTCGATAGTTGCTCCGACGCGGAACTGGACCTGCTGTTGGACATACCAGGGGGAAACTATATGGATTTTCTTCAAGAGGACACATCTGATGTCTCCCTTTACCTCAAAAATCTTATGTGA